The DNA window AATAAGAATTAATGGAAAAAGGAtgagtttgaaaaaaaaaagaatatatattacttGTTCCATATCAATTTTGATAAGATATGTTTTTATGATATAGTTCTTTTAATTTTAGGAGTGACAAATATATCATGCATGGCAaatatttctcaaaaataatgtatttgttAAGGAATGAATATAAATTGAGTATTCCTCTTAATTATGTATGTCACCATTTACCCATAGTGTTTTCAGCCGGATGTGATAGATGCATTGTTATAAAACTACATCTACTTAGATATAAGTTTCCATAACTATTTCGACGAAAACTAATTAGTCCACCCTTAGTAAAGTGTGTGTTGGGTAAATAAAAAAAGCTCGATATAAAAAGATGAGGAAATAATGATTTGGATGGCTGAGGCGCATGCCTTACACTGTATTATCGCTCTTTACGTTTGAATGGTGCACGTTCGAGTAGTTTTTTTCTTAGTTATACATGTGCAATTGTGCATTCACTAAACATTTTTCTAATTGCTAGGAATTTTTACTGTTAGATCATTGGGATATATTCTAACTTGATACTCAATCGATATTCGTGGctaattattttgtgtttttatccTAGCTAGGTATAgtcaaatcatatatatatatatatatatatatatatatatatatatatatatatatatgaaattatattgatatatttcttttaatatgaaaaatagATTGTATCACTAGAGTGTAATAACAGGGAAGAAAGTAGAATTCCGTAACTATGTACTGTTTGCATGCATAGAGTATGGCTTATGGGACCCTGTCGACTAGAGAAATGGAAGTATGAGTTAAAAAAGCTAAGTTTTGCTAAGCTTTCTCACGTGCTAATGCTGCTTTAGTAGAATCTGCCAAAGTAGTATCACTAAACCCCGTTTCATAATGTATACCTAATCCACCGTTTCTTTTCTCGTCAGTGAATATTAATACTACTAATAACATGCATGTTAGTTGATTAAAGTAATCAATTGTATCGATGGTGTAATACTACCACGCCTAGCCTCGGCAAATGCAATCTCTAGACtctacatatttaaaatttcccATTGTTGAAATAATAATTGTAAACACTTTCaagtatttttcctttttccttGGTGTGACATTACCACTTTAATCGAGTTTTCTTTTGATCTCAGGACCCAACCATGTTACATCTAAATCTGGTTTTTTGAGCATGATTTGTTTTATGAGTTTGTTAGCAAATGTTTAGAAAAATTTCAAAGTCATTCGTTAGCTATCAGAAAGGagttgtttctttttctgttacaaagaaattttagagtttacaaaaaaaaaaaaagaaattttagttttttctgtCCTGATTTTTCTTAAAGGGGTTTGCATAAGTGAATATCCATAAAACTGTCAATGGGAATGACATATCAATCTTTACTCTTAATCACATTATCTTAATTACGTCCTTTTATGTGGATCATCCGATTTGACAGCAGAATAAAGGAGAAATGAAAATCAAATGTTAAAAAGGCATTACAAGTGAGATGTCAGCATCtctctgagtttttttttactttattattttttcttttaacatcaTAATTAACAAGCACGTTATCTTTGCTTTCTCTAAAAGTTATCAGAATTTAACTCTGCAGAAACAACTTGTGTTTAAGTACAGCCTgcataattgattacaaaactAATACTTATTATATGGTTTAGTAGAGTCCCTAATCAATTCTCTAATCAATTGGTTGTTTATAAGCTCCACTTAAACTAACCAACAAACGTGagatttgatttataaaacGTACCTATACGAAGTTTATTTTCCGAGTGACAGCTTTTCTgaactactactattattagaATACTAGTGACCAATATTTTTGACATTTCCATATATTTTCACGAGATATTATCATATCACTCATAAAGATCACTCAAAACAAAAAGCTGGAAACCACCAACGTACTCCagtacttttttatttataatttgtttgaaaCATGTTCAAATTTCACAAAAACCATTCAAgttacatttatatataaatatatttctgaCAAAAacctataaataaataaattgattcaattgtttttttttttctgaaaagaaAAATCTGAGAGAATACAAtagtataatttctttaaaTAGAAGAAGTGAAAAGatagagagaaaatgaaagcAGCAAGCcactaaataccaaaatttaattaataaacagatagaaaaaaaaaaaataagataaagtcGCTCTCTTTCCAGTTGCCAACCCAAAGAAAGCTATTCTCCCCTTATCCTCTCGACGTTCTCTCCTTCAAACTTACGACCGCAAGCTCTGTATCTCCGGTGACCGGCGCGTGGCGGCTCCGTTAGCGCCACCGTCGGTCCCGTTCGTTTCCTTTTCTTTGTCTTGTGTAGATCTCTTGTGTAATTTATCTTAGGGATTAAATCTGGTTAAGCGGAGGAAGTTGTATCGAGGAGCTCGTCTCGGGTGGTTGTTTTAATGGCAATGTTGGGTTTGTTTGTTGGTGTAGGTCTTAATAGTTGTTGTTGTATGTCTAGCATCGGTTTGTATTTGGTGGGTTAAGCTTGGTTTTTCGATGTCTCTATTCTTGGGATTGACAATTGTCTTAGCAGTTTGTGTTTCAAGTGGTGCTGGGTACAGTGATTGCTTCTCTTCGTTTCTTTTGCCGTGAGTGAGTGGCTCCGGAGAGTTTCGATGGGCAAGGCTTCGGTTTCGTGTGGTTTTAGCAGGACTTCTATTCAGGGTAAGTGGGCGCTTTGTGAATGCGTCGCATCTGTATCCGAAGGTGGTGTGGACCGTGGTGTGGACCGGTCTTTCTTCTCGGGTTTTGAAGTCTTGAGGTTCATGGACGCTATCGTGTGACGGGCTGGTGCTGCAACGATAGGTCGCGGTGTATGGGTTCTAGAGGTGGAGGTTATCGGGTGGCAATATGCAGCGATAATTCCCGTTCACTGGCATCCGCTAAGGTTTTAAATCTGCTGAGTCGATTGCTTAATTTCCTAGTGTAGTTGTTAATCGCTTTCCTTTTGCTTAGTTATCGAGTTCTTATGTCATGTTTATGTAAGTCACCCCTGCGTGGGTTCAAGCTGCCGCCTTCTGTGGGCTTTTGTTTCTGGGGAATGTTCGATTTTCCGCCAGCTTTTGTACTGCATCTAGTATTTTCCTATGGAATGAATttcaatttgagaaaaaaaaaaagtcgcTCTCTTTCTGGTTGTCCTCATATCACAAACACACCAGCTCAAGAGAGCTCATCAGTCCATCACTCAGATCTCACATCTTCACTCAcctcttttaaaaaaaagattaattaaataGTAGAATGATGATTAAAACGTTGATCTCTCGTCGTTATCTGAAACTTCTTCACCTCCAATAAGAGATTCTGTAGCTCTTTCTTCATTTCTCTCTTCATCTGaccaaacatacatatatatgaattaAACAAATAAGCTTCAATTACAAAAACACACTTTGCCagcctttctctctctctgcttctgGGTCGCTTTATCTTCAAGTTTTCCcgctctctctctgtttcattaACCCAAGAGGAGGTAGTACTATTTCTATTACAGCCAATATTAATTATTGCCAGAAAGGTTCTGTTACAGCCACTTAACACTTAAACTGTATCTTTCTTTTTACTTCTgttctgtgtgtgtgtgtgtttcttttttaaatatctttgatggggtctctctctctctctctctctctctctctctctctctctctctctctctctctctctctctctctctctctctctctctctctctctctctctctctcactctctctctctctctctttctctccctaTCTTTCTTGGTTTATATCAGATAGAGTGGAGAGAAAGCAAACGGTGAAGATAGAGAGAAGGCGATGAACACTAGTAGTGTTCGAGCTGCTCTTTCCTCCATGAACGCTCCTTCAAAGCATGACACCAATCAAgtaaaaacttttctttctctctctctctgctctaCCACTTTCCACTTTTGTGAATTGCTTTCTTGGTGGGTTATGTTTTAGCTTATGGAAAAAAGTTTCTTCCTTTAGATATGAATACAATCTTCTTAATTATAAATTCTCTCtttggatttttcttttgttaaagaTTCTTAGCTTCAGCATTTGGACTATTTTTCACAAAACCGGTATCTTTGCTTTCTAGAAAAAGGTTATTCTTATTAGTGAAATTAATGGTCACAGTGAAAGTGATCTATACTCAATTGTTATTACAAGTGTCTGCATCTGTGTGTGTGTTGTTTTCCACTATCAAAGGCTGAGAGAACACAATCTAGTGTGGTCTTTACAACAAACTCAAGTTTTGCTTCTCTTCCTTTGAgtgtcttctttctttcttcttcttttctgtaTGAGTAACAATGTTTCGTGGTATTCTGAAATCTGCAAAGgaggataagaagaagaagatgatgatggagTCTCAAGGCAATGGAGCTGTAACTACTTCAGGGAAACCTCTGGTGGTTAATCGGCGCAGAGCtaacagagaaaagaaaaatggaCTTGCTTCAAGATGTATGATATTACtttcttttgagttttttttaatgatcaTGAATTTAAAAGTCTCTAAATGTGAATTTTAGGTTGATAAGCTAAAGAGGAAGCTGAGACATGAGGAGAATGTGCATAGAGCATTGGAGAGAGCTTTCACTAGACCTTTAGGAGCTTTACCTCGTCTCCCCTCTTATCTCCCTCGACATGTAAGGTCCCCAAAACATTGAGTAATAATAATCAAActccttgttcttcttctgtgtTTGATTCTTTGGTTTCTTTATCTGATAAAAGACATTGGAGCTTCTTGCTGAAGTAGCTGTTCTTGAAGAAGAAGTGGTTCGGTTAGAGGAACAAGTTGTAAGCTACAGACAAGGGTCTATACCAAGAAGCTGTTTACATTTCTTCCAAGAGGAACAACCCAGAGAGTCCTAGTAGTAGTAGTAACAACGGTTTGAAGGAGAATTCTCCCGTCAGAAGCACTAAACACCATCGGTCCAAATCCATGTCCCAACACGAGTTCAATTCTATGATCACTCCTCCTAAAAGCATCACCAACAGTCTCTTAGTTTTAGCAGAAGCATCTCAACTAGTAGGAAACTCTTCTCCACTGATCAGAGAGTGGCTATAAATGGGCAAACAAGCGTCGCCTAAAACGAGTTCGAGCAGTGTTACAAAGCCAGTAGATGTAAGAGGAAAGGAGAATCAGATTAAAGAATCACCTGAGAAGAGGCTTGTTGGCAGGTTCTTGACatctgtgaagaagaagaaaaccttTGGTTAAGCCAACAGAGGCTGTTGCTGTTGTTCAGTTAGATGATAGATTAGAAGATCAAGACAAAGCGCAGGAGAGTGTGTCTCTGGATCATCTTCAGAAGACAAATCGGCAAACAGAGTTTCAGAGGATTTACTGAAGTGCCTCTTGAGCATTATCTTGAGGATTAGCTCGTCCCAAGACACCGTGTTGGATGCGTATAGCAACTGTTCAGAATGGAGAGCAAGAGAGCTTGGTGCTTACAAGAATCTTGTCTCGGTTGATGCATCTTCAATTGATCTTggaagaagaagcaatgcttCCCTTCTGATCAATCGTCTCAAGTAAGTTTCTCATTTTAGACAAATGATTGAATACTCTAAAACTCATGTTTTGTGTGTTACTGTTCTTATCTCCAGGTTTTTGCTTAACAAGCTTTCGGTTGTGAATCTAGACGGTCTTAGCCACCAGCAGAAGCTTGCATTCTGGATAAATACTTATAACTCATGTGTGATGAATGTAAGCAAGACTTCTTAGTGTGATAGATTGATAGAGACAGAGAGATATGTCTTGTAAGTATGTTTAAAAGCTGATTCTTGTTAACCTTCATAGGCATTCTTGGAGCATGGGATCCCTGGACACCTGAGATGGTTGTAGCCCTGATGCAAAAGGTATAAactcaaaaaccaaaatttgaAACAATGGTTGCTTCATTGTGTTCATCTTTTTGTTGTTATTTCAGGCAACAATCATTGTAGGAGGACACTCCCTAAATGCTATCACAATAGAACACTTCATCTTGAGACTTCCATACCACTTGAAGTTTGTAAGTTCCTTTTGTATCTTTGAATTGTGTATATGCTGCATCAAAGTTTGATTCATTTATCATTTGCTTCTGTTTCTTTCTATTGGAAAGACTTGTCCCAAAACTGCAACACATGAAGAGATGAGAGCTCATAGCACATTTGTTTAGAATGGTCAGAGCCTTTGGTCACTTTCGCTCTCGCCTGTGGAAGCTGGTCCTCTCCTTCTGTAAGTTTTTGTGCTTAGAGATAGTTTTCATACATGAGCTATGCATCAACTCCTTTTGTTTGTCATTTCAGGTAAGGGTTTACACAGCAGTAATGTAGGAAGAGCTAGAAGCAGCAAAGAGAGATTATCTTCAAGCATCTGTTGGGATATCAAAGAAGAACAAACTAATGCTCCAAAGGTATTAGATTGGTATCTGCTAGACTTTGCAAAGGATTTGGAGTCTTTGCTGGATTGGGTTTGCCTTCAGTTACCTGATGAACTCAGAGAAGAAGCTCTCAAATGTATGGAGAGAAAGAACAAAGAATCACTCATGGAGTTGGTTCAAGTAGTACCTTATGACTTCAGTTTCAGGTTGCTGCTATTGCATCAATGAAAAAAAGGTAGGTGATGAAAAATAATGTCGGAACATTTGTATAGATTTGGGAGTGTAAAGTAGAGAGAGAGCATAAGTTACAATTTGTTATTGGTTTAACTgagaaatatatacatataagttTGTCTTCTTTAGAGTTTTCTTGTTTCTTATGTATTGGTCTTCAGGAAAAAAGAGAGCAGAGTTTTGTCTTATTTCATTTTCTTGTCACTTACTATCTTCTGTTTCGCATTCTTGTCACTTGATTTTGCCTTGCTCGGTaggataaaagaaaaattagttgAACATGTGTTCACTCTTACTAGTAAAGTTATGAGGGCAGGCAAGTAGAGGAATCTTCAGACCCATCATCTCTTCAATCAGTAGTAGTATCCTgcaaaagaagaaaaggaaaaaaaaagtagtaaatcatgcaagaagaagaaaaggaaaagaaagtaGTAAATCctgcagaagaagaaaagaaaaaatcgcTAGAAGGAGGGGTCGAACCTCCGACCTTGTGGTTAACAGCCAcacgctctaaccaactgagctattCCAGCTTCCGATATGAAGCCTGGTGAAATAACAAACTGACAGATTCGTTATGAGTTAATAAATGGGCTTAAGAAAAAGCCGTAACGAAGGCCCAAAGAAATCCAtcataaaaagaagaagagaggaagtAGAATCGAAATCATCAGTGGGGAATTTTGCTGGAGCCGTTTAAACCCTAGAAAGCAAAGCAGCACCggtaaagaagaagaacaaggcATGTCGGATAACAAAGACACAATTCCGATTCCGACTCCGATGGTCCACCTGAGGAATTCACCAGGAGCAGGTTCTTTTGTTCCAGTCTTACATAGGATTAAGCTCAAACAATGCTTAGCTTCTTAATAAGATTTGGGttttttttggctttgtttCAGGCCAAGGTGGAAGATGCAGCGTTGAGGAAAATACAGAGACAACAAAAGCTAGTTTGtaattcttcttctctctctctctcttctctctcctctctctctctctctctctctagctctcATTATGGATGAGTAGTCTTTAGGGTTTGCACTTTCTTTTGAAAACTTCGTAAGTTGCTTCGCGTTATGGAGGAAGATAAAAGGTTCTCCCTTTGATAGTTAATTATCACTTTTCTTAGTTAAAACTATGTGTAATCCTTCCTTAGACATAAGATATGCTTTCACTCTAACATTTAGTATTGTACATATGGCCTCTTCTTTTCATCATAAGCtctgtttgtttctttctctctctttggtTGTGATCTCTAAGCTTCACTCAAGAGTGTTCAGTGAATTTTCTAAATGAGGTTGCTTTCGCTTCTGCAGAGTTGCCCGCGAAAAGAAAGAGAGTCGCAGGCATTGGCAGAGAAAATAACGCCAAAGAAATCACGAAAAATTGAATCTTTCGAAGAAGAAGAgccgaggaagaagaagaagaagaagaccgtGAGGCTCTTGCAAACAAGGGGTTCCTTTCCAAAGACGTCATTGACTTCCTTGCAGAACGGGAGAAGTATTTTAATTCTTTGATCTCTCTTTTTAGTTAAGCCATATAGAAACACTTTCCACTAGAAACCAAAATTAACAATGTCTTCTCATGTACAGGCCGAAAAACAGTTCtgattttgaagaagaagaagaggagaccAACAAAGAACACCCGAGAAAGAAAAAGCTTAAGAGCTCGGGTAATACCATCGTCTTGGTTCTTACACTCTTTGGTTCGGTCTGATTGACTCACTCTCTCTATTTCTCGTGTGTGTAGTATTGAAACGGTTATTTTACAAGGAAGATTCCACACCAGAATGCTTGAAAACCGGGTTAGATTTCTTGAAGAAGCGGAAAGCACAAGTCCCGAGATCTTCTTCATCCTCAAGAACTCAACCCAAGCTCTCCGACTTATCACCGGTGCTGCTTCATCCAAGAAACAGCGACAGAAAAAAATGAGAACTCTTAAATGATTCAAAAATCCTTGTAGGCTTCTTCAATGCcgttgcatttttttttttgtttaacattAAAAACCAGCTTCATTTGATACTTCACTTCTACTGCCTGATGTGTTGGAGGTTACTAAAATATATCAAGGCATCAAATCATGTTTATATCAAGTTATAATCCTAATATAATCTAAGTTTCCAAGCAAGCCATCTTGGTACAGAGACCACATAGAATCTTAATGTACATACTGTTCTGAATCAGTTCTGTGAACTTAGAAGAAGAAATGTTTACTATTCTGAATCCTTCTATAACTCTGTTTCTCACCCAAacgtaaaaagaaaaaaacacaaacaaatgCAGAATCTTTAGATCATCAATAAAGTTCTGTTTTAGATTACAAGCCATACCAAATCTCTTCATTCACAGTAATTCTTCTTTACCTTCTTTCCATCTCCAGGAAAGCCACCGTATAATGGTTCAGACGTGTGAACCATATCAATTCTCTTGATCGGTTATGTCAGCCTCTCTGAGTCACCTTCTCTAAAAAGTTGTAGCTTTGTGCATTTCTACAACAAAACTCACGTCTCTGAGTCCTCCtctgcttcctcttcttcaacAGTAGAAGCGAACCTTCTCTGCTGAAACCAGGTTTAGGAACTTGGCTACAAAACCCC is part of the Raphanus sativus cultivar WK10039 unplaced genomic scaffold, ASM80110v3 Scaffold0711, whole genome shotgun sequence genome and encodes:
- the LOC108842428 gene encoding LOW QUALITY PROTEIN: uncharacterized protein LOC108842428 (The sequence of the model RefSeq protein was modified relative to this genomic sequence to represent the inferred CDS: inserted 4 bases in 3 codons; deleted 7 bases in 5 codons; substituted 1 base at 1 genomic stop codon), yielding MNTSSVRAALSSMNAPSKHDTNQEDKKKKMMMESQGNGAVTTSGKPLVVNRRRANREKKMDLLQDVDKLKRKLRHEENVHRALERAFTRPLGALPRLPSYLPRHTLELLAEVAVLEEEVVRLEEQVVSYRQGLYQEAVYISSKRNNPESPSSSSNNGLKENSPVRSTKHHRSKSMSQHEFNSMITPPKSHQQSLSFSRSISTSRKLFSTDQRVXLXMGKQASPKTSSSSVTKPVDVRGKENQIKESPEKRLVGRFLTSVKKKKPLVKPTEAVAVVQLDDRLEDQDKAQESVSGSSSEDKSANRVSEDLLKCLLSIILRISSSQDTVLDAYSNCSEWRARELGAYKNLVSVDASSIDLGRRSNASLLINRLKFLLNKLSVVNLDGLSHQQKLAFWINTYNSCVMNAFLEHGIPXTPEMVVALMQKATIIVGGHSLNAITIEHFILRLPYHLKFTCPKTATHEEMRAHSTFXLEWSEPLVTFALACGSWSSPSVSKGLHSSNVGRARSSKERLSSSICWDIKEEQTNAPKVLDWYLLDFAKDLESLLDWVCLQLPDELREEALKCMERKNKESLMELVQVVPYDFSFRLLLLHQ